One Streptomyces formicae genomic window, CGTCGCCCGAAGGGCGGCCCCGCGGCGTCTGGTGCGTGCGATCGCAAGGCGCCGGGATGTCCTCGTAGTGGGCCTGCTCGGGCATTCCGGCAACGCCGCGAGCGTGCGTGCCAGACGTCGCGGGCAGACGGGAGTGTGACGACAGGGCCTAGGGCCCGCCCTCAGCGCCCGGCCCCCAGGGCCCCTCGTTGCGGAACCACGGTCCCCGTAGGAACCGCCCGTTGCCGTGCTGGAGTCCCCGTCCAGCACGTTCCTCTTCGCGACAGGAGCCGGCGCAGCCACAGTTCCGTGGAGACGAGGTCGGCGAGGCCGTCGAGCGGCAGAGGCTCGCCCTCGGCCGCCGAGCGCAGGGCCTTGCGGACGACCCGGGCCTCGACCAGTCCCGCCTGGGCGAGGAGCGGGGTGTCGAAGAGGGCGATCAGGTCGTCCACCGCCATGCGCAGCCCGGTGCGGGCCGCGGCCGCGTTCGACGCGTGGGACGGGGCGCCCCAGCCGGGCGGCAGATCGGCGACTCCGGCGCCTTCGAGGACCGTACGCAGGATCGCGGCGCGGGCTCCGGGCTGGACGCGCAGGGCCTCGGGGAGCGCGCGGCAGGCGCGGACCACCTGGTTGTCCAGGAAGGGCGCGTGCAGGCGCTGGAAGCGGACCTCGGCGGCCTGTTCCAGGATGCGGAGGTCCGCGGCGTGCCGGGCGAGGGCCGCCCGCGCGCGGAAGTCGCCGGGGCGCTGTCCCGGGTTGCCGCCGGGCCGCATCCGGGTGTCCTGGAGGCGAACCGATACTTCAGCGAGGGCCTCGCCGGTCAGCCAGCGCGCGGCGGGTCCCGGTCTGGCCCAGGCGAGGGCGGCGAGCGAGGCCCCCACGGCTCCCCCCGGTTCGTCGAAGCGCCGTTGCAGAAGGCGGTCGGCGAGCGACTCGACGCCCGCGCGGTGCGGCATCCTGGCGAGCTTGCGGGCCGCGCCGTACACGCGCGCGGGGACCATCACCGAGCCGTCGGCCTTCGCCAACGCGGCCACGGGGCGGACCAGATGGCGGCGCTTGCGGTCCATCAGGAGGTCGGCGAGGCGGGCCGGATGGGCGTCGAGCACCTGCCGGGCCCCGTAGCCCGTGAAGTGGTCCGCGCTGCCCGAGGAGAGCCGGGCGCGATGGCGCTGGGCGCTCACCAGGGTGGCGCTCGGCTCGTCCGTCAGGGGCCCGTCCAGGTCGGCGTACGGCAGGGCGTCCTCGCCAGCGGCGACCACCACGTGGTGCAGCCGGGGGTTGGCGGCGATGGCGCCCGCGCGTTCCAGTTCGGCCTCGCGGCCGTTGACGGCCAGGTCGTTGAAGGTGACGGCGAGGAGCCGCTCCCCCGCGCCCGTGCCGTGGCCGAGCACCGTGCCGGGCATGCCGGGCAGACCGGCCGCAAGAAGGGCGAGGGTTCCCGAGGCTGGTCCTCCGGAGAGGTCGGCTCCGATGCCGGGCACCGGCATGCCGCGGGCCGCGCGCCGCTCCGCGGGGCCCATGCCGGGCACCGGGCCGGGGTCGACGTCCATGCCGGGCACGTGGCGCGGCGCGGTGAGCCGGGCGCGCACGGCCTCCACGAGGGCGTCGCGCACGCCGTCCACCGCGCTGTCGGCGTCGGCCGAGGGGGCGGCGACGGCGAGCGAGGCGACGGCCTCGTATCCGGCGACCTCCCGTGCGCCCGCGCGCAGGATCAGCGCGTGCCCCGGGGGCACGCGCCGCACGCCCTGGTAGGGCGTCGAGTCGTGCAGCGCCTCGGGGACGTCGGGGGCGGCGAGCAGGGCCGCCAGGTGCCCGATGTCCAGGTGGGCCTCGATGAGGTCCGCGAGGGGCAGTGCGGCGGTCGCGTAGGCCGTGCCGTCCGCCCACGGGGTGTAGAACACCGGGCGGGCGCCCGCGAGATCACCGGCGATCATCATGCGGCGGCCGACCTGGACGACCGCGGTGTAGCTGCCGGACCACGCGGTCAGGTGCCGCAGGGCGCCGCCGCGCGCGGCGAACAGGCCCACCCGGAGCTCCTCGTCGGATGCGCCGCAGGTGCCGAGCACCGCGATCCGGGTCTGTTCGTCGGCCGTCACGGTCCGCACCTCGTCGGCGCGCCAGTCGCCGACCGCCCAGAGCGGATCGGGGTCGCCCCACAGGAGTTGGGAGCCCACCGGGTGCACGGTCTCGCCGTTCTCTCCGGTGGCTCCGGCCGAGCCCACCACCGAGGCCCTCGCGGCGGTACTGCTCCACCCCACCAACCACCGCATCGCTGCCTCCACAGGCTGTGGACAAACCGTCGACGGGACCGGCGAAGGTGTCGACGGAGTTCGGGACGACCAGTGCGCCGGACAGTGCGCCGAAGAACTGGGGTCCCATGCTGCCACGAAGGAGGCGCGCGGGAGGGCCTGCGGGGCCGCTCGCACGGCGATGAATGCGCCCTGGGCGAGCAGTAGTTGAAGGGCAGAACGATACCCTTCGCCTTGCGCTCCCCTGACGAATGGGCGAAATGCCCGCTTCTCTCGACCGGCGCTTTTCGGCCAAATCGGCCTGTGATGCGCCCACGGAGGGACCGTTCGAAGGCAACACACAGTCCGGGAGGCGGTGTTCGCCTCCCGGACCGGTCCGCCGCCCGCGGGGATGGAGGCGGCGGTGTCCCCCAGCCCACTGACTCCAGCGCAGCGGGCCGACCCACGCATCGCCAATGGAAGCGCTCCCGTCATGGCCGGAGAAGAGCGCACACACAGGCGCACGGCCACACGCCGGGAGCACGCAGTGACGACGCCGCACTTCCGTACGGACAACAATCTCGCCATACGGAACTGGGCCTCTTAACGCTTGGGATGCGGCGAACTACGCTGTGTGTGCTGATGTTTTCGCGGAGGCATATACCTGGAGGATCGGCCAAACGCTCTTGCGGCCGGGATTCCGGCCACGACGACCGGGGCTCACGTCACGGTGCGCGTGGCCGCGGGTGCCGCTGCCTTCGGGGGAACGCAGCACGAATGCCGCGCGGTCCAGCCACTGCCCGGCAGCCGTCTGTGTCGAGGGGTGGCGCATGTCCAGGGAGCAACGCGGGCCGAACGAAAAGCTCGGCACCGTTCTCGCCCTCGCGGGAATCAGCAATGCGGGACTCGCGCGCCGGGTCAACGACCTGGGCGCTCAACGCGGGTTGACGCTTCGTTACGACAAGACATCGGTGGCGCGCTGGGTGTCCAAGGGCATGGTGCCCCAGGGAGCCGCGCCCCATCTGATCGCGGCGGCCATCGGGCAGAAGCTCGGCCGACCGGTGCCGCTGCACGAGATCGGTCTCGCGGACGCGGACCCCGCCCCCGAGGTGGGCCTCGCCTTCCCGCGTGACGTGGGGGCGGCGGTGAAGTCGGCGAC contains:
- a CDS encoding asparagine synthase-related protein, translated to MRWLVGWSSTAARASVVGSAGATGENGETVHPVGSQLLWGDPDPLWAVGDWRADEVRTVTADEQTRIAVLGTCGASDEELRVGLFAARGGALRHLTAWSGSYTAVVQVGRRMMIAGDLAGARPVFYTPWADGTAYATAALPLADLIEAHLDIGHLAALLAAPDVPEALHDSTPYQGVRRVPPGHALILRAGAREVAGYEAVASLAVAAPSADADSAVDGVRDALVEAVRARLTAPRHVPGMDVDPGPVPGMGPAERRAARGMPVPGIGADLSGGPASGTLALLAAGLPGMPGTVLGHGTGAGERLLAVTFNDLAVNGREAELERAGAIAANPRLHHVVVAAGEDALPYADLDGPLTDEPSATLVSAQRHRARLSSGSADHFTGYGARQVLDAHPARLADLLMDRKRRHLVRPVAALAKADGSVMVPARVYGAARKLARMPHRAGVESLADRLLQRRFDEPGGAVGASLAALAWARPGPAARWLTGEALAEVSVRLQDTRMRPGGNPGQRPGDFRARAALARHAADLRILEQAAEVRFQRLHAPFLDNQVVRACRALPEALRVQPGARAAILRTVLEGAGVADLPPGWGAPSHASNAAAARTGLRMAVDDLIALFDTPLLAQAGLVEARVVRKALRSAAEGEPLPLDGLADLVSTELWLRRLLSRRGTCWTGTPARQRAVPTGTVVPQRGALGAGR